A genomic segment from Janthinobacterium sp. 64 encodes:
- a CDS encoding tetratricopeptide repeat protein, which yields MSTLHFDNEVNPAAVHAARGGELLASGDAAGAETCFQQALVFDAGHVFALANLAWMRGQEGLLAEAESYYLRALAQAPDDVHLLQNLGALLMTMRRPVEAERIDRRVLALAPEMPSAWSNLGALLAAMQRETEAERCYRHAIALDGDYANARYNLSYLLLRQGRLAEGWQMLEARPQPTMFGAYFRFPRWQGEPLAGQSLLICPEAGMGDMLQLCRYASCLRQLGAARISLLCHAPLKTLLLDLPEIDEVFAIGETVPDDGWNYWAPILSLPGLCGTTLETIPAQLPYLWAQPQAVAAWRARLPAAPLRVGLAWRGNAQFENDDARSLATLDVLAPLSAVDGVQFVSLQKGAGENDTSASLALVAGGAALGDMADTAALVANLDLVISVDTAVAHLAGALGKPCWLLLPDYLPDWRWMAGRLDTPWYPTMRLFRQPATGGWQPLIGHLAQELARWRQAHG from the coding sequence ATGAGCACTCTCCATTTCGATAACGAAGTCAACCCTGCCGCCGTGCATGCGGCGCGCGGCGGCGAGCTGCTGGCCAGTGGCGATGCGGCCGGCGCCGAAACCTGTTTCCAGCAGGCGCTGGTCTTCGACGCCGGGCATGTATTCGCCCTGGCCAACCTGGCCTGGATGCGTGGACAGGAAGGCTTGCTGGCAGAAGCGGAAAGCTATTACCTGCGCGCGCTGGCGCAAGCGCCCGATGACGTGCATCTGCTGCAGAACCTGGGCGCGCTGCTGATGACGATGCGTCGCCCGGTGGAGGCCGAGCGCATCGACCGGCGCGTGCTGGCGCTGGCGCCGGAAATGCCTTCCGCCTGGTCCAACCTGGGCGCGCTGCTGGCCGCCATGCAGCGCGAGACCGAGGCCGAACGCTGCTACCGCCATGCCATCGCACTCGATGGCGACTACGCCAATGCGCGCTACAACTTGTCGTATCTGCTGCTGCGCCAGGGCCGCCTGGCGGAAGGCTGGCAGATGCTCGAAGCGCGGCCGCAGCCGACCATGTTTGGCGCGTATTTTCGCTTTCCCCGCTGGCAGGGCGAGCCGCTTGCCGGCCAGTCGCTGCTGATCTGTCCCGAGGCGGGCATGGGCGACATGCTGCAGCTGTGCCGCTATGCATCCTGCCTGCGCCAACTGGGCGCGGCGCGCATCTCGCTGCTATGTCATGCGCCGCTCAAGACGCTGCTGCTAGACCTGCCGGAGATAGACGAAGTATTCGCCATCGGCGAGACCGTGCCGGACGACGGCTGGAATTACTGGGCACCGATCCTGAGCCTGCCCGGTCTATGCGGCACCACCCTGGAGACAATTCCGGCCCAGTTGCCGTATCTGTGGGCGCAGCCGCAGGCCGTCGCGGCGTGGCGTGCGCGCCTGCCGGCGGCACCACTGCGCGTGGGCCTGGCCTGGCGCGGCAATGCGCAATTTGAAAACGACGATGCGCGTTCGCTGGCCACGCTCGACGTGCTGGCGCCACTGAGCGCGGTGGACGGCGTGCAGTTTGTCAGCCTGCAGAAGGGTGCCGGCGAAAATGACACATCGGCATCACTCGCCCTGGTCGCCGGCGGCGCGGCGCTCGGTGATATGGCCGATACGGCGGCGCTGGTCGCCAACCTGGACCTGGTCATCAGCGTGGATACGGCCGTGGCCCATCTGGCCGGGGCGCTGGGCAAGCCGTGCTGGCTGCTGCTGCCCGACTACCTGCCGGACTGGCGCTGGATGGCCGGGCGCCTCGATACGCCCTGGTATCCCACGATGCGGCTGTTCCGCCAGCCTGCGACAGGTGGCTGGCAACCCTTGATTGGCCATCTTGCGCAGGAACTGGCGCGCTGGCGCCAGGCGCACGGCTAG
- a CDS encoding NCS1 family nucleobase:cation symporter-1, whose translation MNHDYSGNTQLWNEDLAPTTAAQRTWRWYHFAALWVGMVMCIPAYTLSASLIDSGMSGYQAVLTVFLANAIVLLPMLLIGHAGTKYGIPYAVLARASFGTMGARVPALMRAIVACGWYGIQTWFGGQMIYTLMGVLMGHELGGDKIAGLGINASQLLCFLAFWAIQFYYILHGMESIRKLETYTAPLKILICFVLLYWVHSKAGGVGALLDQPSQFIPGGKKAGQFWSVFWPSLTAMVGFWATLALNIPDFTRFAKTQRDQVIGQSVGLPVPMGLLAMLAVIVTAGSVVMYGKAIWDPVDLASRMTGAAVLVALIILLIDTVSVNLAANLVGPAYDFSSLAPKQISYKMGGYITAFIAIVMMPWKVLESTQGYIFTWLIGYSALLGPIAGILIVDYYFVRKTQLDVKQLYRDDGVYSYGNGWNMAALIAFVIAVLPNIPGFLNAAFPTAFPDVAEGFKTIYTYAWFVGVAIAAVVYGVMMKGKVAARVQQAPQS comes from the coding sequence GTGAACCACGACTATTCAGGCAATACGCAGCTGTGGAATGAAGATCTTGCGCCCACCACGGCAGCGCAGCGCACCTGGCGCTGGTATCACTTTGCCGCGCTGTGGGTGGGCATGGTGATGTGCATTCCTGCCTACACCCTGTCGGCCAGCCTGATCGACAGCGGCATGTCCGGTTACCAGGCCGTGCTCACGGTATTTCTCGCCAACGCCATCGTGCTCCTGCCCATGCTGCTGATCGGCCATGCGGGCACCAAGTACGGCATCCCGTATGCCGTGCTGGCGCGCGCCTCGTTTGGCACCATGGGCGCGCGCGTGCCGGCGCTGATGCGCGCCATCGTCGCCTGCGGCTGGTACGGCATCCAGACCTGGTTCGGCGGCCAGATGATCTACACGCTGATGGGCGTCTTGATGGGGCATGAACTGGGCGGCGATAAGATCGCGGGCCTGGGCATCAACGCCAGCCAGTTGCTGTGCTTCCTGGCTTTCTGGGCCATCCAGTTCTATTACATCCTGCACGGCATGGAGTCGATCCGCAAGCTCGAAACCTATACGGCGCCCTTGAAAATCCTCATCTGCTTCGTGCTGCTGTACTGGGTGCACAGCAAGGCCGGCGGCGTGGGCGCGCTGCTGGACCAGCCATCGCAGTTCATCCCGGGCGGCAAAAAGGCGGGCCAGTTCTGGAGCGTCTTCTGGCCATCGCTGACGGCCATGGTGGGTTTCTGGGCCACCCTGGCATTGAACATTCCCGACTTCACGCGCTTCGCCAAGACGCAGCGCGACCAGGTGATTGGCCAGTCCGTCGGCTTGCCCGTGCCCATGGGATTGCTGGCCATGCTGGCCGTGATCGTCACTGCCGGCTCCGTGGTCATGTACGGCAAGGCCATCTGGGACCCCGTCGACCTGGCCAGCCGCATGACGGGCGCCGCCGTGCTGGTCGCCCTGATCATCCTGCTGATCGACACGGTCAGCGTCAACCTGGCGGCCAACCTGGTGGGCCCGGCATACGACTTTTCCTCGCTGGCGCCGAAGCAGATTTCGTACAAGATGGGCGGCTACATCACGGCCTTCATCGCCATCGTCATGATGCCGTGGAAGGTGCTCGAATCGACGCAGGGCTACATCTTCACGTGGCTGATCGGCTACTCGGCCCTGCTGGGCCCCATCGCAGGCATCCTCATCGTCGACTATTATTTTGTGCGCAAGACGCAGCTCGACGTCAAACAGCTGTACCGCGATGACGGCGTCTACTCGTATGGCAATGGCTGGAACATGGCGGCGCTGATCGCCTTTGTCATCGCCGTGCTGCCGAATATCCCGGGCTTTCTGAACGCTGCCTTTCCCACGGCGTTTCCCGACGTGGCCGAAGGCTTTAAAACCATCTACACCTACGCCTGGTTCGTGGGCGTGGCCATCGCCGCAGTCGTCTACGGCGTCATGATGAAGGGCAAGGTGGCGGCACGCGTGCAGCAGGCGCCGCAGTCCTGA
- a CDS encoding LysR substrate-binding domain-containing protein: MSSLPQHLDLHLIRILYLLLVEKNVSRVALKLNQPQPSISASLRKLRELTGDPLLVRGARGMVPTQHGESLLNPAKRILDQTESLFIKKTPFVAQEEARTFHIAAPDYLDSQFLPNVVALLRRGSPKSRVVLHSLGPGIDHIRQLSDGGLDLVIANWDEPPAHLHISKLFEDPIVCAMHAENAYARRTASDAMTLDDYLSLPHVAPSQMMPGYHGVIDSFLERQNLQRNVVVESAYFGLIPYMLTQTDLVLTTGRQFMRFYEKTLPLKTYTVPLKFPPMRFYQLWHQRVHQAPEHKWLRDQVSAAAKALVQR, from the coding sequence ATGTCCAGCCTGCCGCAACACCTCGACCTGCACCTGATCCGCATCCTCTACCTGCTGCTGGTGGAAAAGAATGTCTCGCGCGTGGCGCTGAAACTCAACCAGCCGCAGCCGTCGATTTCCGCCTCCCTGCGCAAGCTTAGAGAATTGACGGGCGATCCGCTGCTGGTGCGCGGCGCGCGCGGCATGGTGCCCACCCAGCATGGCGAAAGCCTGCTCAATCCGGCCAAGCGCATCCTCGACCAGACGGAGAGCCTGTTCATCAAGAAGACGCCGTTTGTGGCGCAGGAAGAGGCACGCACCTTCCATATCGCCGCGCCCGACTACCTGGACAGCCAGTTCCTGCCCAACGTGGTGGCTCTGCTGCGCCGCGGTTCGCCGAAAAGCCGCGTCGTGCTGCACAGCCTGGGACCGGGCATCGACCATATCCGCCAATTGTCCGACGGAGGTCTGGACCTGGTCATCGCCAACTGGGACGAGCCGCCCGCGCATCTGCACATTTCGAAGCTGTTCGAAGACCCCATCGTCTGCGCCATGCATGCGGAAAACGCCTATGCGCGCCGCACGGCCAGCGACGCCATGACGCTCGACGACTATCTGAGCCTGCCCCACGTGGCGCCGTCGCAGATGATGCCGGGCTACCACGGCGTGATCGACTCCTTCCTGGAGCGGCAAAACCTGCAGCGCAACGTGGTGGTGGAATCGGCATATTTCGGCCTGATCCCCTACATGCTGACGCAGACGGACCTGGTACTGACCACGGGCCGCCAGTTCATGCGCTTCTATGAAAAGACCCTGCCGCTGAAAACGTATACCGTGCCCTTGAAATTCCCGCCGATGCGCTTTTACCAGCTGTGGCACCAGCGCGTGCACCAGGCGCCCGAGCACAAATGGCTGCGCGACCAGGTCAGCGCGGCCGCCAAGGCGCTGGTGCAGCGATAG
- a CDS encoding allantoate amidohydrolase, with amino-acid sequence MTTLSDLNAGSQADFIARLHGIYEHSPWIAQRAAAARPFASLTALKTELQRVLAVASSEEQLGLIRAHPELAGKAAVAGQLTMESTREQAKSGLNRCSADEFATLQRLNSDYNARFGFPFILAVKGPTGEGLTRQDIISTFARRLKNRRADELAESLRQIKRIAELRLNELFDVRLDFGPAIMQHAETLAGWSDSDYNLTCAYLTPAHQRTAAQLADWMREAGMQVHIDAVGNVVGRYLSDLPGAKTLMTGSHYDTVRNGGKYDGRLGIVLPIAVVRHLHERGEKLPFHFEVVGFAEEEGVRFKSTFLGSTAVTGRFDVSLLEQVDADGVSMRDALAAAGHEASAIGAIARDPASLLGYVEVHIEQGPVLLERDLPLGIVTAIAGSSRYLLNLGGVASHAGTTPMSMRKDAASAAAEIILLVEQRCNQGEALVGTVGQLQVPNGSVNVIAGACTLSLDIRAASDAVRQAAVDDILDGIAAICARRQIEYQLELLLSARAAPCAPWLMAQLAQAVQSVGIEPYALLSGAGHDAMAMAAITDVAMLFTRCGNGGISHNPLETMTADDADIAAQALLHFLRNFQPKA; translated from the coding sequence ATGACCACCCTTTCAGACCTGAACGCCGGCAGCCAGGCCGATTTTATCGCACGGCTGCATGGCATCTACGAACATTCGCCCTGGATCGCCCAGCGCGCAGCTGCCGCGCGGCCGTTTGCCAGCCTGACGGCGCTCAAGACGGAATTGCAGCGCGTGCTGGCCGTGGCCTCGTCCGAAGAACAACTGGGGCTGATACGCGCCCACCCCGAACTGGCCGGCAAGGCCGCCGTCGCGGGACAGCTGACGATGGAATCGACGCGCGAACAGGCCAAGTCCGGCCTGAACCGGTGCAGCGCCGACGAATTTGCCACCCTGCAGCGCCTCAATAGCGACTACAACGCCAGGTTCGGCTTCCCCTTCATCCTGGCCGTCAAGGGCCCGACGGGCGAGGGTTTGACGCGCCAGGACATCATCAGCACCTTTGCGCGGCGCCTGAAGAACCGGCGCGCCGATGAACTGGCCGAATCGCTGCGGCAGATCAAGCGCATCGCCGAGCTGCGCCTGAACGAGCTGTTCGACGTGCGCCTCGATTTCGGTCCGGCCATCATGCAGCACGCGGAAACGCTGGCCGGCTGGAGCGACAGCGATTACAACCTGACCTGCGCCTACCTGACGCCGGCGCACCAGAGAACTGCCGCGCAGCTGGCCGACTGGATGCGGGAGGCCGGCATGCAGGTGCACATCGACGCCGTCGGCAACGTGGTCGGCCGCTATCTGTCCGACCTACCCGGCGCAAAGACGCTGATGACGGGATCGCATTACGACACGGTACGCAACGGCGGCAAGTACGATGGCCGGCTGGGCATCGTGCTGCCGATCGCCGTCGTGCGCCACCTGCACGAACGGGGCGAAAAGCTGCCCTTCCACTTCGAGGTGGTCGGCTTCGCCGAGGAAGAAGGCGTGCGCTTCAAGAGCACGTTTTTGGGCAGCACGGCCGTCACGGGCAGGTTCGACGTGTCGCTGCTGGAGCAGGTCGATGCCGATGGCGTGAGCATGCGCGACGCGCTGGCCGCCGCCGGTCACGAGGCGAGCGCCATCGGCGCCATCGCGCGCGACCCTGCCAGCTTGCTCGGCTACGTGGAAGTGCATATCGAACAGGGCCCCGTGCTGCTCGAGCGCGACCTGCCGCTGGGCATCGTCACGGCGATCGCCGGCAGCTCGCGCTACCTGCTCAATCTTGGCGGCGTGGCCAGCCACGCGGGCACCACGCCCATGAGCATGCGCAAGGATGCGGCCAGCGCGGCGGCCGAAATCATCCTGCTGGTGGAACAGCGCTGCAACCAGGGCGAGGCGCTGGTGGGTACCGTGGGGCAGCTGCAGGTGCCCAACGGCTCCGTCAACGTGATCGCCGGCGCCTGCACCCTGTCGCTCGATATCCGCGCAGCGAGCGACGCGGTACGCCAGGCGGCCGTCGACGACATCCTCGATGGCATCGCCGCCATCTGCGCGCGGCGCCAGATCGAGTACCAGCTGGAACTGCTGCTGTCGGCGCGCGCGGCGCCGTGCGCGCCCTGGCTGATGGCGCAGCTGGCGCAAGCCGTGCAATCGGTCGGCATCGAACCATACGCGCTGCTGTCGGGCGCCGGCCACGACGCCATGGCCATGGCCGCCATCACCGACGTGGCCATGCTGTTTACGCGCTGCGGCAATGGCGGCATCAGCCACAACCCGCTGGAAACCATGACGGCAGACGACGCCGACATCGCGGCGCAAGCCCTGCTGCATTTCTTGCGGAATTTCCAGCCAAAAGCCTAG
- a CDS encoding Zn-dependent hydrolase — protein sequence MDDLRINGERLWAALMELAQIGATAKGGVKRLALTDLDKQGRDLVVRWGTEAGMSITIDQIGNVFMRRDGTDNTLPPVMTGSHIDTQPTGGKFDGNYGVLAGLEVVRTLNDLNIKTRSPIEVAFWTNEEGSRFVPVMMGSGVFCGAFSLETAYAAKDTEGKTVGEELARIGYKGEQVPGNHPIGAYFETHIEQGPVLEDADKVIGVVPAVMGLSWYDCVVRGMEAHAGPTPMGLRKDALQVATVIMQEVVAIANRYPPYGRGTVGMVQVFPNSRNVIPGEVTFSIDLRNVNDELLNTMHGEITAFIDATREKTGLGISLERVSYYPPCPFHPDCVGAVRNATAKLGYSVMDVVSGAGHDAIYAARLAPAGMIFVPCKDGISHNEIEDARPEHLEAGCNVLLHAMLERAVAV from the coding sequence ATGGATGATCTACGCATCAATGGCGAACGGCTGTGGGCAGCCCTGATGGAACTGGCGCAGATCGGCGCGACAGCGAAAGGCGGCGTCAAGCGCCTGGCCCTGACTGATCTGGACAAACAGGGGCGCGACCTGGTGGTACGCTGGGGCACGGAGGCGGGCATGAGCATCACCATCGACCAGATCGGCAATGTCTTCATGCGCCGCGACGGCACCGACAATACCCTGCCGCCCGTGATGACGGGCAGCCATATCGACACGCAGCCCACGGGCGGCAAGTTCGATGGCAATTACGGCGTGCTGGCGGGCCTGGAAGTGGTGCGTACCCTGAACGACCTCAATATCAAGACGCGATCGCCCATCGAGGTGGCGTTCTGGACCAACGAGGAAGGCTCGCGCTTCGTGCCCGTGATGATGGGTTCCGGCGTCTTTTGCGGCGCCTTCTCGCTCGAAACCGCGTATGCGGCGAAAGACACGGAAGGCAAAACGGTGGGCGAGGAGCTGGCGCGCATCGGATACAAGGGCGAGCAGGTGCCGGGAAATCACCCCATCGGCGCCTACTTTGAAACGCATATCGAACAGGGTCCCGTGCTGGAAGACGCCGATAAAGTCATCGGCGTGGTGCCGGCCGTGATGGGACTGTCCTGGTACGATTGCGTGGTGAGGGGCATGGAAGCGCATGCTGGTCCCACGCCCATGGGTTTGCGCAAGGACGCGCTGCAGGTGGCCACCGTCATCATGCAGGAAGTCGTCGCCATTGCCAACCGCTACCCGCCGTATGGACGCGGCACGGTGGGCATGGTGCAGGTGTTCCCGAACAGCCGCAACGTGATCCCCGGCGAAGTGACATTCAGCATCGACCTGCGCAATGTGAACGATGAACTGCTCAACACCATGCATGGCGAGATCACGGCTTTTATTGACGCCACGCGCGAAAAAACAGGCTTGGGCATTTCACTGGAAAGGGTGTCCTATTACCCGCCATGCCCGTTCCACCCCGACTGCGTGGGCGCCGTGCGCAATGCCACCGCAAAGCTCGGTTATTCCGTGATGGACGTGGTGTCGGGCGCCGGCCACGACGCCATCTACGCGGCCAGGCTGGCACCGGCCGGCATGATCTTCGTGCCGTGCAAGGACGGCATCAGCCACAATGAAATCGAGGACGCCAGGCCCGAGCACCTGGAAGCGGGCTGCAATGTGCTGCTGCACGCGATGCTGGAGCGGGCCGTGGCCGTCTAG
- the hydA gene encoding dihydropyrimidinase, translating into MTTLIRGGTVVNADRAFRADVLIEGDTIAAVGENLPVPVGATVIDAGGLYVMPGGIDTHTHMNLPFMGTVTSDDFFTGTAAGLAGGTTTIMDFVIPAPKQSLIEAYHQWRAWSAKAAGDYTFHVAITWWSEQVHEEMGVLVREHGVNSFKHFMAYKNAIMADDETLVKSFTRSLELGALPTVHAENGELVFQLQQALLKKGITGPQAHPLSRPPAVEAEAANRAIAIANVLNTPVYIVHVSCAESLDAITRARANGQRVYGEALAGHLVIDDSVYQSDDFDYVAGHVMSPPFRGKHHQSALWHGLQSGNLHTTATDHCTFCAGQKAAGKDDFTRIPNGCGGVEERMAVVWDAGVNSGMLTPSEFVKVSSTNAAQIFNMYPRKGLIAAGSDADIVLWDPQGTRTISAATQFAKGGFNVFEGRTVRGIPRTTIAAGKVVFHQGELTAVEGAGRYIERPAFAATTA; encoded by the coding sequence ATGACTACATTGATACGTGGCGGTACCGTCGTCAACGCCGACCGCGCGTTTCGCGCCGATGTGCTGATCGAGGGCGACACGATTGCCGCCGTCGGCGAGAACTTGCCGGTGCCGGTGGGCGCTACCGTGATCGACGCGGGTGGCCTGTACGTGATGCCGGGCGGGATCGACACGCACACGCACATGAATTTGCCCTTCATGGGCACCGTGACGTCGGACGATTTTTTCACGGGCACGGCGGCGGGACTGGCCGGCGGCACCACCACCATCATGGACTTTGTCATTCCCGCGCCCAAGCAGTCGCTGATCGAGGCGTATCACCAGTGGCGCGCATGGTCGGCCAAGGCGGCCGGCGACTACACCTTCCACGTGGCGATCACCTGGTGGAGCGAGCAGGTTCATGAAGAGATGGGAGTGCTGGTGCGCGAGCATGGCGTAAACAGCTTCAAGCACTTCATGGCCTACAAGAACGCCATCATGGCCGACGATGAAACGCTGGTGAAAAGCTTTACCCGCTCGCTGGAGCTGGGCGCGCTGCCCACCGTGCATGCGGAAAATGGCGAGCTGGTTTTTCAATTGCAGCAAGCCTTGCTCAAGAAGGGGATCACCGGGCCGCAGGCGCACCCGCTGTCGCGTCCACCGGCCGTGGAAGCGGAGGCGGCCAACCGCGCCATCGCGATTGCCAATGTCCTCAATACCCCCGTGTACATCGTGCACGTCTCGTGCGCCGAGTCGCTCGACGCCATCACGCGGGCGCGCGCCAACGGCCAGCGCGTATATGGCGAAGCGCTGGCGGGCCACCTGGTGATCGACGACAGCGTGTATCAGAGCGATGATTTCGATTATGTGGCGGGCCACGTCATGAGCCCGCCGTTTCGCGGCAAGCACCATCAATCGGCACTGTGGCACGGCCTGCAAAGCGGCAACCTGCACACGACGGCCACCGATCACTGCACCTTTTGCGCCGGGCAGAAGGCGGCCGGCAAGGATGACTTCACGCGCATCCCGAACGGCTGCGGCGGCGTCGAGGAACGCATGGCCGTGGTGTGGGACGCTGGCGTCAATTCCGGCATGCTCACGCCGTCCGAATTCGTCAAGGTCAGTTCCACCAACGCGGCGCAGATCTTCAATATGTATCCGCGCAAGGGCCTCATCGCCGCAGGCAGCGATGCCGACATCGTGCTGTGGGACCCGCAGGGCACGCGCACCATTTCCGCCGCCACGCAGTTCGCCAAAGGGGGCTTCAACGTCTTCGAAGGTCGCACCGTGCGCGGCATCCCCCGCACCACGATTGCCGCCGGCAAGGTGGTGTTCCACCAGGGCGAGCTGACGGCCGTCGAAGGGGCAGGGCGCTATATCGAGCGCCCCGCGTTTGCCGCCACCACCGCATGA